Within the Echinicola sp. 20G genome, the region TGGAGTAGTTCATCTACTTTCAGGAGACCATGACTATGAAAAGGCCAGCATGGTGAAGGCATTTGGAGAAGGAGTTTGTATGAATTTTAATCAAGGGCCAAAGGATAAGCTTGACTACCTCCAAAGCTTGAACCAACAAGGTAAGCAAACGCTAATGGTTGGAGATGGGCTCAATGATGCTGGTGCACTTCAGGAAAGCTTGGTAGGAATTGCTGTTTCCGATCAATACACGCATTTTTCTCCCGCAAGTGATGCCATAATAATCGCTGAAAATTTAAGGGATTTGCCCAAAATGGTTCAGCTGGCCAAGGATAGTAAAAAGGTCATTGTGGCCAGTTTTATCCTCAGCTTTTTATATAATCTGATTGGTATTGGGCTAGCAGTACAGGGAATGATAAGTCCGGTGATCTGTGCGGTGCTTATGCCGCTGAGTAGTATTTCAGTGGTGCTCTTCACTTCACTTATGATGAATTACCTGGCTATAAAAAGAGGACTTAAAAAACAATGGACATGGAAGTGATTTTCATTTTGATCGGTATAAGCATGCTCTTGGCAATTGGATTTTTTCTGCTTTTTATTAGGGCAATGAAGGATGGCCAGTATGATGATACTTATACTCCTTCGGTGAGGATTCTGTTTGATCATGAAAAAAAGAACAAAGTTAAAGAAGATAAACCGTCAACTAAAACCAAATAAATATGTCTGAAGCGTTACTGGAAAAGTTCAGTTACGATAACAAAATCGTAAAGTACTTTGGAGCTGCCACCATGATTTGGGGCATAGTCGGGATGCTAGTGGGTATTTTGGCCGCCA harbors:
- the ccoS gene encoding cbb3-type cytochrome oxidase assembly protein CcoS, whose product is MEVIFILIGISMLLAIGFFLLFIRAMKDGQYDDTYTPSVRILFDHEKKNKVKEDKPSTKTK